One window from the genome of Gimesia aquarii encodes:
- a CDS encoding ABC transporter ATP-binding protein: MSFFFALLVALLWGANLSVTFLVVKVLLQGESLSGYVQKEISLTEELIQEKQDALKDITRAIHSQNLEAQPDNSTGDEFTQTDLATAPVNLLSDQSRQQRKLSNASRKLLALKWIQSTIITRIPDDQFDTFALILGLLLLTTLVKGLCIFTQDVLVGGVVELVTMSVRKECFRKVLDLDYQSISDEGTASLMSRFTFDMQQLSQGLTLMGGKIIREPLKALACMIFAFMVNWRLTLLSFVFAPLIAIVFYKIGKTLKHASQKMMESMSRIYKTLEESFESSKVIIAFNGARKHRSRFHHENKEYFKKALSIVRIDSLTSPTTEMLGLMAIFIALIPGSYLVLRGKTEIWGIQLASAPMDIATLSMMYALLAGISDPARKMSSVYSKLKKTIAAAERIFSVIDRETLVKEADAPQRFPQKLESVHFKKIDFTYAQRKESTRNNEPILDGVNLEISAGEVVLVVGENGSGKSTLVNLLPRFYDPDKGSVFINEIDTRDIRLRDLRNHIGVVSQETMLFDDSILENIRYGRPNASRIEIEAVAKKAHVSQFTEQLPDGLLYNVGERGHELSGGQRQRIALARAILRDPEILILDEATSAIDSQSEILIHKALKEFAPGRTVFIITHSVGQSLLEFATRIVVMDSGKVVATGPHHTLVETCPHYQNLLSAQVRQRSA; the protein is encoded by the coding sequence GTGTCTTTCTTTTTTGCCCTTCTGGTTGCCCTGTTATGGGGCGCCAATCTCTCCGTCACGTTTCTTGTTGTCAAAGTCTTGTTACAGGGCGAAAGTCTAAGCGGTTACGTACAAAAAGAAATCAGCCTCACTGAAGAACTCATTCAGGAGAAACAAGACGCACTTAAAGATATCACCCGTGCAATTCATTCACAAAATTTGGAGGCTCAACCAGACAACTCCACAGGAGACGAGTTCACTCAAACTGATCTGGCCACAGCACCAGTCAATCTGCTTAGCGACCAATCTCGGCAACAAAGAAAACTGAGTAATGCCTCTCGTAAGTTATTAGCCCTCAAGTGGATTCAATCTACAATTATCACACGTATTCCAGATGACCAGTTTGACACGTTCGCACTCATTCTGGGACTTTTGTTGCTGACAACCCTCGTTAAAGGTCTCTGTATTTTCACACAAGATGTATTGGTGGGGGGCGTCGTAGAATTAGTAACGATGTCAGTTCGAAAGGAATGCTTTCGCAAAGTTCTTGACTTGGATTATCAAAGTATATCCGATGAGGGAACCGCTTCACTCATGTCGCGTTTTACGTTTGATATGCAGCAACTTTCGCAAGGTTTGACCTTAATGGGTGGAAAAATCATTCGTGAACCCCTAAAAGCGCTGGCCTGTATGATCTTCGCGTTCATGGTCAACTGGCGTTTGACACTTCTTTCATTTGTATTTGCTCCTCTGATCGCAATTGTCTTCTATAAAATTGGGAAGACCCTGAAACATGCCAGCCAAAAAATGATGGAAAGCATGTCTCGGATCTATAAAACGCTTGAGGAGTCCTTTGAAAGTTCAAAAGTGATCATCGCGTTTAACGGCGCCCGAAAACACCGCAGTCGGTTTCATCATGAGAATAAAGAGTATTTCAAAAAAGCATTAAGTATTGTCCGCATTGATTCATTAACGAGCCCGACAACAGAAATGTTGGGATTGATGGCTATTTTTATAGCCTTAATTCCCGGTTCCTATCTTGTATTGCGTGGCAAAACCGAGATCTGGGGGATTCAACTGGCTTCGGCCCCCATGGATATTGCGACTCTCTCGATGATGTACGCTTTGCTCGCTGGAATCTCTGATCCTGCTCGAAAAATGTCATCCGTCTATTCAAAATTGAAAAAAACCATTGCTGCTGCGGAACGCATCTTCTCGGTCATTGACCGCGAAACACTGGTAAAGGAAGCTGATGCACCTCAACGTTTTCCTCAGAAACTGGAATCGGTCCATTTCAAAAAGATCGACTTCACTTATGCACAACGTAAAGAGTCGACAAGAAATAATGAACCGATCCTCGATGGTGTGAATCTGGAAATTTCCGCGGGAGAAGTCGTACTGGTTGTCGGTGAAAACGGTTCTGGAAAATCGACGTTAGTCAACCTGCTGCCTCGCTTTTATGATCCCGATAAGGGCAGTGTTTTTATTAACGAAATTGACACCCGTGATATTCGGTTAAGGGATCTTAGAAACCATATCGGTGTCGTCTCACAGGAAACGATGTTGTTTGATGATTCCATCCTCGAGAACATTCGTTATGGTCGGCCTAATGCCAGTCGTATTGAAATAGAAGCTGTTGCAAAAAAAGCACATGTTTCACAGTTTACTGAGCAACTCCCCGATGGATTGCTTTATAATGTTGGTGAACGAGGGCATGAATTATCAGGTGGGCAAAGGCAACGTATTGCTTTGGCACGTGCGATTCTGCGAGATCCTGAAATTCTGATTCTCGATGAAGCAACATCGGCCATTGACTCACAAAGTGAAATTCTGATTCACAAAGCGCTAAAAGAGTTTGCCCCTGGACGAACCGTATTCATCATTACACACTCTGTCGGTCAAAGCCTGCTTGAATTCGCAACACGCATTGTTGTGATGGATTCTGGTAAAGTAGTTGCAACCGGACCTCATCACACTCTCGTAGAAACCTGTCCTCATTATCAAAATCTGTTGAGCGCACAAGTTCGACAACGTTCTGCTTAG